Proteins co-encoded in one Chitinophagales bacterium genomic window:
- a CDS encoding peptidoglycan DD-metalloendopeptidase family protein, with amino-acid sequence MKKTGTLIALVMGLMVGAILNFTNLLDFIHFDFNTPTVKKKLPSMVNGLTFLQSEAARKFDIDASKYFVHHNEIQKNEFLSDILLGCNVPYPIIDKSARKATDVFPVTKLRVGKPYTVLCDSTQRAAFFIYEPNPIDYVVFDLRDSIQVYAAARPVETRIQTTSGTIHSSLSVAMERGLTDPQLSLDLSEIFAWTIDFFRIQKGDQYKVIYEQKYVDGEPVGIGKIHAAYFKYWGSDNYAFAFNQSDEGIEEDLQYFDEQGQSVRRAFLKAPLKYSRISSKFTHKRFHPVLKRYKSHLGTDYAAATGTPILAVGAGTVTDRAYGRGNGRFVKIRHNSVYTTQYLHMSKFASGVNVGTRVRQGQVIGYVGSTGLATGPHLCFRFWKNGQQVNPLTEKMPPAHPVKPELADDYCVYKDSIKLVLDAIEFPLEENDGFLEEVEDDLEEENDSTAMEETSML; translated from the coding sequence TTGAAAAAAACAGGTACGCTAATAGCTCTTGTAATGGGATTGATGGTTGGTGCAATCTTAAATTTTACCAACTTATTGGATTTCATACATTTCGATTTTAACACCCCAACCGTAAAAAAGAAACTTCCTTCAATGGTCAATGGCTTGACTTTCCTGCAATCGGAAGCTGCCCGAAAATTTGACATAGATGCAAGCAAATATTTTGTGCACCACAATGAAATTCAGAAGAATGAGTTTTTGAGTGATATTTTGCTCGGCTGCAATGTGCCTTACCCAATCATAGACAAATCTGCCCGAAAAGCTACCGATGTATTTCCCGTCACCAAATTGCGAGTAGGCAAACCCTACACCGTTTTGTGTGATAGTACACAGCGAGCTGCTTTCTTTATCTACGAACCCAATCCCATTGACTATGTGGTGTTTGACCTTCGAGATTCTATTCAAGTATATGCCGCTGCCCGACCTGTCGAAACCCGTATTCAAACCACTTCTGGCACGATTCATTCCTCTTTATCTGTGGCGATGGAGAGAGGCCTTACAGACCCACAACTTTCTTTGGATCTTTCCGAAATATTTGCATGGACCATTGACTTCTTTCGCATCCAAAAAGGCGACCAATACAAAGTCATTTATGAACAAAAATATGTAGATGGCGAACCTGTAGGCATTGGTAAAATCCATGCCGCCTACTTCAAATATTGGGGCAGCGACAACTATGCTTTTGCCTTCAATCAATCCGACGAAGGAATTGAAGAAGACCTGCAATATTTTGACGAACAGGGACAATCTGTCCGCCGAGCCTTCCTCAAAGCTCCTCTTAAATACAGCCGCATTTCTTCAAAATTTACCCACAAACGTTTTCACCCCGTCCTCAAACGCTACAAATCTCACCTCGGTACAGACTATGCTGCTGCAACAGGCACGCCGATTTTGGCAGTAGGCGCAGGAACCGTCACGGATAGGGCGTATGGTCGAGGAAATGGACGATTTGTGAAAATTCGCCACAACAGCGTTTACACTACTCAATACCTTCACATGAGCAAATTTGCAAGCGGTGTGAATGTCGGCACAAGGGTTCGGCAAGGGCAAGTAATTGGTTATGTGGGAAGTACGGGCTTGGCAACGGGGCCACATCTGTGTTTTCGGTTTTGGAAGAATGGTCAACAGGTGAATCCTCTGACCGAAAAAATGCCGCCTGCCCATCCTGTCAAGCCCGAATTGGCAGACGATTATTGTGTCTATAAAGATTCTATCAAATTGGTGTTGGATGCCATTGAGTTTCCTTTGGAGGAAAATGATGGGTTTTTGGAGGAAGTGGAAGACGACTTGGAAGAAGAAAATGACTCTACTGCTATGGAAGAAACTTCCATGCTGTAA
- a CDS encoding L,D-transpeptidase — MTKLHPNLFDILAICCLLFAVSCNHFKEQIKQPPPKVYVNQSIPISHIIDSLQIPQKALCIYISKKKRELHIMADSTTLKSYPVVFGFNPIDDKRTEGDGCTPEGLFVVRDRYPHKKWSKFIWVDYPTKDSWHKHQKAKKDGKIAEKATIGGQIGIHGVPNGQDFLIDMGKNWTLGCISLKNKHIDEFYPYISKGTKIEIEGFGTEN, encoded by the coding sequence ATGACCAAACTACACCCAAATCTATTTGACATTTTAGCAATCTGCTGCTTACTATTCGCAGTGAGCTGCAACCATTTCAAAGAGCAAATAAAACAACCTCCTCCAAAAGTATATGTAAATCAATCTATTCCTATTTCACACATTATAGATTCGCTTCAAATTCCCCAAAAAGCCCTATGCATTTACATTTCTAAAAAAAAACGTGAACTTCACATTATGGCAGATAGCACAACACTCAAATCCTATCCCGTTGTCTTTGGTTTCAATCCAATTGACGACAAACGAACTGAAGGCGATGGCTGTACACCAGAAGGGCTTTTTGTAGTACGAGATCGATATCCACATAAAAAATGGTCAAAATTTATTTGGGTGGATTATCCCACCAAAGACTCTTGGCACAAACATCAAAAAGCGAAAAAAGATGGCAAGATTGCAGAAAAAGCAACAATCGGCGGACAAATCGGTATTCATGGAGTACCCAACGGACAGGATTTTTTGATTGATATGGGTAAAAACTGGACTTTGGGTTGTATCTCTTTGAAAAACAAACACATTGATGAATTTTACCCTTACATCAGCAAAGGAACAAAAATAGAAATCGAGGGTTTCGGAACAGAAAATTGA
- a CDS encoding alpha/beta fold hydrolase encodes MIPITLNDSRIKNLVSICFLQIGKMLGTILLLSVFLSACQSGQNNTQTQVITENNTPDIQPPKPSPSTSFTLPYRLNPSNLPENEKAPIVFALHGFKSNMDDLFGLKDYIDPRFTFVSVQAPHSAGENQYKWYDLVFSNKGDVSSNTTEAAESVQILSSFIDAAVAQLKADVDQVYLLGFSQGAMMSLYLALSEPQKIAGVAVLSGKMIEGLESHISQNRDDLSNLSVLVTHGKNDNVISIEQAREMNQMLEKLPVRLSYNEYNMGHQISEQCLKDISKWFENSINR; translated from the coding sequence ATGATTCCGATTACTTTGAATGATTCCAGAATCAAGAATTTAGTAAGTATTTGTTTTCTTCAAATTGGGAAGATGTTGGGAACTATCCTATTACTTAGTGTGTTTTTAAGTGCTTGTCAATCAGGCCAAAATAACACACAGACTCAGGTGATTACTGAAAACAATACTCCTGACATACAACCTCCAAAGCCTTCTCCTTCAACTTCCTTTACACTGCCCTATAGATTGAATCCGAGTAACTTACCCGAAAATGAAAAAGCTCCTATTGTATTTGCATTGCACGGCTTCAAAAGCAATATGGATGATTTGTTTGGACTCAAAGATTATATAGATCCCCGATTTACCTTTGTTAGTGTTCAAGCACCTCATAGCGCAGGAGAAAATCAATACAAATGGTATGACTTAGTGTTTTCCAACAAGGGGGATGTGAGTAGCAATACGACCGAAGCGGCTGAAAGTGTGCAGATTTTGTCCAGTTTCATTGATGCAGCAGTTGCACAATTGAAAGCGGATGTAGATCAAGTTTATTTATTGGGATTCAGTCAAGGAGCAATGATGAGTTTGTACTTAGCTTTGTCTGAACCCCAAAAAATTGCAGGTGTTGCCGTTTTGAGTGGCAAAATGATTGAGGGCTTGGAAAGTCACATTAGTCAAAATAGAGATGATTTATCCAATCTTTCTGTATTGGTGACACACGGCAAAAACGACAATGTTATAAGCATTGAACAAGCAAGAGAAATGAATCAGATGCTTGAAAAATTACCTGTTCGCCTTAGCTACAATGAATACAATATGGGACATCAAATCTCAGAGCAATGTTTGAAGGATATAAGTAAGTGGTTTGAAAATAGTATAAATAGATAA
- a CDS encoding glycosyltransferase family 39 protein, whose protein sequence is MKKYHFLLFLYSLLILERFYGIWFLRWAFDEEQNFGGGTAMLKGGLNLFGAGIPNPEMEYLVTIYGVVGKYLAVIPAAMGFALEKILPIDLPIPLGLIFTRIVVSFLPSVLTIVLMHRIVGLISDSKVFLFSTLALFLFTFKHIETSHYGVSDALSTFFVVLSVYCFLQYSLKGKRKYLIWTAVVCVLTVSTKINVGVVVTAVVFVCLIFEGRDGEVESFWEEGEKSRGNLTNSCKLWQWLKRAEHRGTEAQRIFEGTDGEVEGFWEEGEKSRGNLANSCKLWQWLKRAEHRGTEAQRIFEGRDGEVGSFWKKMMVFGGAWGLAFVVINLPYLIQIEVWYSELVRHINEYPYTIKGTWQTPFYFHPPFGVGWGILLLTFAGIIHYLFDKQAFLFKSKMAANSVFFPALFFLILFYMYLTFSRGIIHRWTIPMTPFLVLFAGYCIAALYDWCLCYAQQFDKWIGGGVVLLILVMNFQTIGHVLQYDLALTAKPTTYEKLQNFVDENVSPNTCIYNVEGIVLTHCSEEAPANIEALKSSELQYIIFSDFWFSERRYPVSILYLDVIDERTHGNWRSIRNYIEGEGSGWKLEQIIEPEFFSYWSTNIAQAPIFYVYKSLK, encoded by the coding sequence ATGAAAAAATACCATTTCCTACTATTTCTTTATTCTCTGCTTATCCTTGAACGATTCTACGGAATTTGGTTCTTGCGTTGGGCATTTGATGAGGAGCAAAATTTTGGAGGCGGTACGGCAATGCTCAAAGGGGGTTTGAACTTGTTTGGGGCAGGTATTCCGAATCCAGAAATGGAGTATTTGGTGACTATTTATGGTGTTGTGGGTAAATACCTTGCAGTCATTCCTGCTGCAATGGGTTTTGCATTGGAGAAAATATTGCCAATAGATTTGCCGATTCCTTTGGGCTTGATTTTTACCCGTATTGTAGTGTCTTTTTTGCCGAGTGTGCTGACGATTGTTTTGATGCACCGAATCGTTGGTTTGATTAGTGATAGTAAGGTGTTTCTTTTTTCTACGCTTGCTCTTTTCTTGTTTACCTTCAAGCACATAGAAACCTCACATTATGGCGTGTCAGACGCACTTTCGACTTTTTTTGTGGTGTTGAGTGTGTATTGTTTTTTGCAGTATTCATTGAAGGGAAAGCGAAAGTATTTGATTTGGACGGCTGTAGTTTGTGTGTTGACAGTTTCTACCAAAATCAATGTGGGGGTGGTGGTTACGGCGGTGGTGTTTGTGTGTTTGATTTTTGAAGGGAGAGACGGAGAGGTGGAGAGTTTTTGGGAAGAGGGAGAAAAAAGTAGAGGAAACCTTACCAACAGTTGCAAACTTTGGCAATGGTTGAAACGAGCAGAACACAGAGGCACAGAGGCACAGAGGATTTTTGAAGGGACAGATGGAGAGGTGGAGGGTTTTTGGGAAGAGGGAGAAAAAAGTAGAGGAAACCTTGCCAACAGTTGCAAACTTTGGCAATGGTTGAAACGAGCAGAACACAGAGGCACAGAGGCACAGAGGATTTTTGAAGGGAGAGATGGAGAGGTGGGGAGTTTTTGGAAGAAAATGATGGTGTTTGGAGGGGCTTGGGGACTTGCTTTTGTGGTGATTAACTTGCCTTATTTGATTCAGATTGAAGTGTGGTACAGTGAATTGGTTCGACACATAAACGAATATCCCTATACAATCAAAGGAACTTGGCAAACTCCTTTTTATTTTCATCCTCCTTTTGGAGTAGGTTGGGGAATTTTGTTGTTGACTTTTGCAGGGATAATACACTATTTGTTTGATAAACAGGCTTTTTTGTTCAAAAGTAAAATGGCGGCAAATAGTGTATTTTTTCCAGCCTTGTTCTTTTTGATTTTGTTCTATATGTATCTTACTTTTAGTCGGGGCATCATTCACCGTTGGACGATTCCGATGACTCCTTTTTTGGTGTTATTTGCAGGGTATTGTATTGCTGCTCTTTATGATTGGTGTTTGTGTTATGCCCAACAATTTGACAAGTGGATAGGAGGGGGCGTTGTATTGCTTATTTTGGTGATGAACTTTCAAACTATTGGTCATGTACTTCAATATGATTTGGCATTGACCGCTAAGCCAACTACTTATGAAAAACTCCAAAACTTTGTTGATGAAAATGTATCACCCAATACCTGTATTTACAATGTGGAAGGAATTGTATTGACACATTGCAGTGAAGAAGCCCCTGCGAATATTGAAGCGTTGAAAAGCAGTGAACTTCAATACATCATTTTTTCTGATTTTTGGTTTTCCGAAAGGCGTTACCCTGTTTCTATTTTATACCTTGATGTGATTGATGAAAGAACGCATGGCAATTGGCGAAGCATCCGAAACTACATTGAAGGAGAGGGGAGTGGCTGGAAATTGGAACAAATTATTGAACCTGAATTTTTTAGCTATTGGAGTACGAATATTGCACAAGCACCTATTTTTTATGTGTATAAATCATTGAAGTAA
- a CDS encoding PP2C family protein-serine/threonine phosphatase, which yields MDSDLKNSKYKVNLEKLQKKLQMRDMRINSVLEITNAINHNVSAKELFRIYEFMMRTEGINKVIVFHKNYQWKCVCKYGVSSESSEMKVEDHLLGFTKATFIHGLTNLTTNILEQFDLIIPVYHKKEPLAFILLGDMHLKMDMNRSSITDMIKFVQTITNIIVVAIENKRLFKKELEQESLKKELEVAERVQNMLIPSSLPNSIAIEMAAVYMPHHNISGDYYDVIKLDKEGNDLLVCMADISGKGIAAALIMANFQAMLRALAKENNDLPQLIQKLNQRILEITNGDKFITFFIARHNLKERTLRYINAGHNPPILSNNGSFSLLDQGCTILGAFDKLPLVESTALDVLPNTVIITYTDGLTDLENEAGEYFEMERLTSFVQANNTLSMDDFNMELLQQIKTFKGNQTYTDDITILSYRLH from the coding sequence ATGGATAGCGATTTAAAAAACTCTAAATATAAAGTAAATCTCGAAAAATTGCAAAAAAAGCTGCAAATGAGAGATATGCGAATCAATTCGGTATTGGAAATCACCAATGCCATCAATCACAATGTGAGCGCAAAAGAATTGTTTCGCATTTACGAGTTTATGATGCGAACAGAAGGCATCAACAAAGTGATCGTTTTCCACAAAAACTACCAATGGAAGTGTGTGTGTAAGTATGGTGTGAGTAGTGAATCAAGTGAGATGAAAGTTGAAGATCATCTTCTGGGTTTCACCAAAGCTACTTTTATACACGGTTTGACAAACTTGACAACCAATATTCTAGAGCAGTTTGATTTAATCATTCCCGTTTATCACAAAAAAGAGCCTCTGGCCTTTATCTTGTTGGGTGATATGCACCTCAAAATGGATATGAACAGATCTTCTATTACAGACATGATTAAATTCGTTCAGACGATTACAAACATCATCGTGGTTGCCATCGAAAACAAAAGACTCTTCAAAAAAGAACTGGAACAGGAAAGCCTCAAAAAAGAACTCGAAGTAGCTGAACGTGTACAAAACATGCTCATTCCGAGCAGTTTACCTAATAGCATTGCCATCGAAATGGCGGCTGTATATATGCCCCATCACAACATCAGCGGTGACTACTATGATGTCATCAAACTCGATAAGGAAGGCAACGACCTATTGGTTTGTATGGCAGACATTTCAGGAAAAGGTATTGCAGCGGCATTGATTATGGCGAACTTTCAAGCAATGCTTCGGGCTTTGGCCAAGGAAAACAACGATTTACCGCAATTGATACAAAAGCTGAATCAACGCATCCTCGAAATAACCAATGGCGATAAATTTATCACCTTTTTCATTGCCCGACACAATTTGAAGGAACGCACCCTCCGATACATCAATGCTGGACACAACCCTCCCATTTTGTCCAACAATGGTTCTTTCAGTTTATTAGATCAAGGCTGTACCATTCTCGGGGCATTTGACAAACTTCCATTGGTAGAATCTACGGCTTTGGATGTTTTACCAAATACTGTAATCATCACCTATACCGATGGGCTGACTGACTTAGAAAACGAAGCTGGCGAATATTTTGAAATGGAAAGATTGACCTCTTTTGTGCAGGCAAACAACACACTTTCTATGGACGACTTCAATATGGAACTGTTGCAGCAAATCAAAACCTTCAAAGGAAACCAAACCTATACAGATGACATTACCATATTGAGTTATCGCTTGCATTAG
- the hisIE gene encoding bifunctional phosphoribosyl-AMP cyclohydrolase/phosphoribosyl-ATP diphosphatase HisIE: protein MNLDFIKMDGLIPAIVQDADTHKVLMLGYMNEEALQKTLAEKRVTFYSRSKERLWTKGETSGNFLELVSLKEDCDSDALLVKVRPKGPVCHTGSDTCFEEKNQQAHFLAHLERVIQNRKKHPQANSYTSSLFEKGINKVAQKVGEEAVELVIEAKDNDKTLFLGEAADLMYHYLVLLAAKNYTLEEVIEVLKLRH from the coding sequence ATGAATCTTGATTTTATCAAAATGGATGGTTTGATTCCTGCAATAGTGCAAGATGCGGATACACACAAAGTGTTGATGCTTGGATATATGAATGAGGAGGCACTTCAAAAAACACTTGCCGAAAAACGGGTGACTTTTTACAGTCGGTCGAAAGAGAGGCTGTGGACAAAAGGAGAAACTTCAGGCAATTTTTTGGAGCTTGTCAGTCTAAAGGAAGATTGTGACAGTGATGCCTTATTGGTGAAAGTACGTCCTAAAGGGCCTGTTTGTCATACAGGTAGTGATACTTGCTTTGAAGAGAAAAACCAACAAGCACATTTTTTGGCGCATTTGGAGCGGGTGATTCAAAACCGAAAAAAACACCCTCAAGCCAATTCTTATACCAGTAGTTTATTTGAAAAAGGTATTAATAAAGTAGCGCAGAAAGTAGGAGAGGAGGCAGTAGAGTTGGTGATTGAAGCGAAGGACAACGATAAAACTCTTTTTTTGGGAGAAGCTGCCGATTTGATGTATCATTACCTCGTACTTTTGGCTGCAAAAAATTACACTTTAGAGGAAGTGATTGAAGTATTGAAGCTACGTCATTGA
- a CDS encoding metal-dependent transcriptional regulator, which yields MISTTEEDYLKAIYHIHENMEGNHVKTSAIAQSMNTSAASVTDMMKRLNEKQLVIHEKYKGVRLTKIGEDIVKKLIRKHRLWEVFLVEKLKFTWDEIHEIAEQLEHIHSPTLTNRLDAFLGHPKFDPHGDPIPDEQGNIYERKQFLLSDLQKGQKVVIVGVVQHEPRFLRYLAEQQLVLGTTLELLKYYEFDGSMTLQVSDNRTLTISSKVSQNLYVKSV from the coding sequence ATGATTTCTACGACCGAAGAAGATTACCTCAAAGCCATTTATCATATCCACGAAAACATGGAAGGCAATCACGTAAAAACGAGCGCTATTGCACAATCCATGAATACATCAGCGGCCTCTGTTACCGATATGATGAAAAGGCTCAATGAAAAACAATTGGTCATACATGAGAAATACAAGGGGGTGCGACTGACCAAAATAGGAGAAGATATTGTCAAAAAGCTGATTCGCAAACACAGACTTTGGGAAGTCTTTTTGGTCGAAAAACTCAAATTTACTTGGGATGAAATACATGAAATTGCCGAACAACTCGAACATATTCACTCACCTACATTGACCAACCGTTTGGATGCTTTCTTGGGGCATCCAAAATTTGATCCACATGGCGACCCGATTCCCGATGAACAAGGCAACATTTATGAACGCAAACAATTTTTGCTTTCTGACCTTCAAAAAGGACAAAAAGTAGTCATTGTAGGTGTTGTCCAACATGAACCTCGATTTTTGCGTTACCTTGCAGAACAACAACTGGTATTGGGAACAACTTTGGAACTGCTCAAATATTATGAATTTGACGGATCCATGACTTTGCAGGTAAGCGACAATCGAACTCTCACAATTTCTAGTAAGGTCAGTCAAAATTTGTATGTTAAAAGTGTGTGA
- a CDS encoding glycosyltransferase, whose protein sequence is MPNWKPQQKSTPFKTTVCVLIPARNEEEHIINCLRAILEQRYPIDLLQIIVIDDFSTDKTADLVEYLAERVPNLQLLRLADMVTEEERKSLNSFKKKALELAIAQSQQELMVTTDADCVMNPLWLQTIVGYFEETRPQLIAAPVCYKEEQNFAQRFQSLDFMGMMVSTGASVHLGIADMSNGANMAYTRAAFETVNGFEGIDHIASGDDMLLMTKIAQKFPNQIRFLKNLDATVYTYPQPDWASFVQQRLRWASKSAQYKDKRIIFFLVAVYLFNISIFFNLIAGIFWNADLLQLFLLQFVLKSIFDFAYLRTACRFFNRNELLSLFLPAQLAHILYIIVIGVWSQFGQFEWKGRKVK, encoded by the coding sequence ATGCCTAATTGGAAGCCCCAACAAAAATCTACCCCCTTCAAAACAACTGTCTGTGTCCTCATTCCTGCCCGCAACGAAGAAGAACACATTATCAACTGCTTACGGGCGATTCTGGAGCAGCGTTATCCTATTGATTTACTGCAAATCATAGTGATAGACGATTTTTCAACAGATAAAACGGCGGATTTAGTAGAATATTTGGCAGAAAGAGTGCCGAATCTTCAATTGTTGCGATTGGCAGATATGGTGACTGAAGAAGAAAGAAAGTCACTCAATTCCTTCAAAAAGAAAGCATTGGAGTTAGCGATTGCTCAGTCACAGCAAGAATTGATGGTCACTACGGATGCAGATTGTGTGATGAATCCGCTTTGGCTTCAAACGATTGTAGGATATTTTGAAGAAACCCGTCCACAGTTAATTGCAGCACCTGTTTGTTACAAAGAAGAGCAGAATTTCGCACAACGGTTTCAATCATTGGATTTTATGGGAATGATGGTATCGACAGGTGCTTCTGTTCATTTGGGCATTGCAGATATGAGCAATGGCGCAAATATGGCTTACACAAGAGCTGCTTTTGAAACAGTGAATGGTTTTGAAGGAATAGATCATATAGCTTCGGGTGACGATATGTTGTTGATGACCAAAATAGCTCAAAAATTTCCCAATCAAATTCGTTTCCTCAAAAATTTGGATGCCACTGTTTACACCTATCCTCAACCAGATTGGGCAAGTTTTGTGCAGCAACGCCTTCGATGGGCTTCAAAATCAGCACAGTACAAAGACAAACGCATTATTTTTTTTCTTGTAGCAGTGTACCTCTTCAATATAAGCATCTTCTTCAATTTGATAGCAGGTATTTTTTGGAATGCAGACCTATTGCAGTTATTTCTCCTTCAATTTGTACTCAAATCTATTTTCGATTTTGCCTATCTACGAACAGCTTGTCGTTTTTTCAATCGAAATGAATTATTATCCCTATTTTTACCTGCTCAATTGGCACACATTCTATACATCATTGTGATTGGTGTGTGGAGTCAATTTGGTCAATTTGAATGGAAAGGGCGAAAAGTAAAATAA
- a CDS encoding type II toxin-antitoxin system PemK/MazF family toxin: MERLIVGDIVVVPFPFSDLSGSHRRPALIVATLQGDDVVLCQITGQNRSDRYAVLLSNSDFEEGSLNRSSNIRTNRLFTASNNIIAYKVGKLNHQKRIEVKQKIEEIFDL; encoded by the coding sequence ATGGAAAGACTTATAGTAGGCGATATAGTGGTCGTTCCTTTTCCTTTTTCAGATTTGTCTGGTTCACATCGCAGACCCGCTTTAATAGTTGCCACTCTACAAGGTGATGATGTAGTGCTATGTCAAATCACAGGACAAAACAGAAGTGATCGGTATGCAGTGTTATTGAGCAATTCAGATTTTGAGGAAGGCAGTCTAAATAGGTCAAGTAATATTCGGACAAATCGGCTTTTTACTGCCTCTAATAATATTATTGCCTACAAAGTTGGAAAACTCAACCACCAAAAAAGGATTGAAGTCAAACAGAAAATAGAAGAAATTTTTGATTTATAA
- a CDS encoding ABC transporter permease, with protein sequence MNEQTQKQREYLSPNQKALKRLLKNKPAVGGFVVIVLAVLIAIFGYLLTPDSTPSANDQVLEIATEPPGFTIEMLKVQKNRADRQESFFQLLIDGRENPYKLVPMKEYHFDSTNIIIHRYTGGVNTSDIDTFNLAEVVFPISATINSIRTEGQEIVYLDLEDKEHRTSIEALQKVVKENHIEEKRYLLGTDKFGRDTLSRLILGVRISLSIGLMAVLISLIIGITIGAIGGYFGGVVDDLVMWLINVFWSIPLLLLVFALVLTLGRDFWQIYLAVGLTMWVEVARIVRGQILSLREQEYVEAAKSLGFGNVRIIARHILPNIVGPLVVVTAANFASAIIIEAGLSFLGIGVQPPTPSWGTMLNEYRNYIGTDKAYLALFPGIAISVMVLAFNLLGNGLRDALDVKTQV encoded by the coding sequence ATGAACGAACAAACACAGAAACAAAGAGAGTATTTATCTCCCAATCAAAAAGCACTGAAGCGTTTGCTAAAAAACAAGCCTGCAGTGGGTGGGTTTGTTGTGATTGTATTGGCCGTGCTGATTGCCATTTTCGGTTATCTGTTGACTCCTGATTCTACGCCTTCTGCCAACGACCAAGTACTCGAAATAGCAACTGAGCCTCCTGGCTTTACCATCGAAATGCTCAAGGTTCAAAAAAATCGAGCAGATCGCCAAGAGAGTTTTTTTCAGCTACTCATAGATGGACGAGAAAATCCTTACAAACTCGTTCCGATGAAAGAATACCATTTTGATAGTACCAATATCATTATACACCGCTATACAGGTGGGGTCAATACTTCGGATATTGATACTTTCAATTTGGCGGAAGTAGTTTTTCCTATTTCAGCAACGATAAATAGTATTCGCACCGAAGGACAAGAAATTGTTTACTTGGATTTAGAAGATAAGGAACACAGAACGAGTATTGAAGCACTTCAAAAAGTGGTCAAAGAAAACCACATTGAAGAAAAACGCTATTTACTTGGTACGGATAAATTTGGAAGAGATACCTTGAGTCGTTTGATATTGGGCGTGCGGATTTCGCTTTCTATTGGGCTGATGGCAGTGTTGATTTCTTTGATAATCGGCATTACAATTGGCGCAATCGGTGGATATTTTGGAGGCGTGGTAGATGATCTGGTGATGTGGTTAATTAATGTTTTTTGGTCTATTCCGCTTTTGTTGTTGGTGTTTGCGCTGGTCTTGACCTTGGGGCGAGATTTTTGGCAAATATATTTAGCCGTTGGGCTGACGATGTGGGTAGAAGTAGCTCGGATTGTGCGGGGGCAGATTTTGAGTCTGCGAGAACAAGAGTATGTAGAGGCTGCCAAAAGTCTGGGATTTGGAAACGTACGCATCATTGCTCGACATATTTTGCCGAACATTGTAGGCCCTTTGGTGGTGGTGACTGCAGCCAATTTTGCATCCGCTATCATCATTGAAGCAGGTTTGAGCTTTTTAGGTATCGGCGTTCAGCCACCCACCCCTTCATGGGGAACGATGCTCAATGAATATCGAAATTATATTGGCACCGACAAGGCTTATTTGGCACTTTTTCCTGGCATTGCCATTTCCGTTATGGTATTGGCTTTCAATTTGTTGGGGAATGGACTTCGAGATGCATTGGATGTAAAAACACAGGTTTAA